From the Solanum pennellii chromosome 4, SPENNV200 genome, one window contains:
- the LOC107018202 gene encoding myosin-binding protein 2 isoform X2 translates to MAANKFATMLHKNTNKITMILIYAVLEWTLISLLLLNSFFSYMIIKFANYFGLKPPCPLCSRIDHLFEHEKTKAFCKDLLCEAHAKEISQLGFCLNHQKLVESQDMCEDCLSSPHDDDNSRFECSCCDVKLEKKSTNGSCEVDDLGDTQKGNLVIESTNDDLVKERSDFDEEKTDLDDLVIEKVMKDQGVQVCVIEDSSFEYSSQHLEFFVECSGHKLVPVELIDSTTEEDHCKNHETDENCEKNDELVVEIDKIEEEDKFAVLDSMEMEEDENGFSFCVDECHSVKEFDEQFDQFHQESATDNVQIEVESVREENDSDVTPEEVSEIQQIDEIEAEVSIGNEIPDMNLSDEIPCEVSLDSCTQEEHFTSSAHFHDIDQHEDHDKLVELKLLSLEFDDHVMNNESLISSKLDEIEEEKVPETPTSIDSFYQLHKKLLLLEKKDFGTESLDGSVVSELEGGDAVSSIEHLKSALKAERKALHALYTELEEERSASAVAANQTMAMINKLQEEKSAMQMEALQYQRMMEEQSEYDQEALQLLNELMVKREKEKQELEKELEVYRKRLSEYEAKEKAMRMLKRSKDGSVARSGLFSSASCSNGEDSEELSIDLNQEPKEDVNFYCHQECDDHDNKVQVDAFLELEESFVDFEEERMSILEQLKMLEEKLISMDDEDAKEFEDVRPMDDSYRENGDHTVVNSRLDGEINEHANGFLSEMNGKLIINPKGKGLLPLFDAMSDENGDVMINGHENGFHSNDVDEENKKLDIEEELDLLHERLQALEADREFLKNCMSSLKKGDKGMDLLHEILQHLRDLKTVDLRVRSSSNGLIL, encoded by the exons ATGGCTGCTAACAAATTTGCAACTATGTTACACAAAAATACCAACAAAATCACAATGATTCTTATCTATGCAGTCTTGGAATGGACTCTTATAAGTTTACTTCTCcttaactcttttttttcttatatgatCATTAAATTTGCTAACTATTTTGGCTTAAAACCACCATGTCCATTGTGTTCAAGAATTGATCATTTGTTTGAACATGAAAAGACTAAAGCTTTTTGCAAAGATCTTCTTTGTGAAGCTCATGCTAAAGAGATATCTCAATTGGGGTTCTGTTTAAATCATCAGAAGTTGGTTGAATCACAAGATATGTGTGAGGATTGCTTGTCATCAccacatgatgatgataattcaagatttgaatGTTCTTGTTGTGATGTGAAGTTGGAGAAAAAGTCTACAAATGGAAGTTGTGAAGTTGATGATTTGGGAGATACCCAAAAAGGGAATTTGGTTATTGAGTCAACAAATGATGATTTGGTTAAAGAAAGATCagattttgatgaagaaaaaactGATCTTGATGATTTGGTTATTGAAAAAGTAATGAAAGATCAAGGTGTTCAAGTTTGTGTAATTGAGGATTCATCTTTTGAGTATTCTTCTCAGCATTTGGAGTTTTTTGTTGAGTGTAGTGGTCATAAGTTGGTTCCTGTTGAACTGATTGATTCAACAACTGAGGAAGATCATTGTAAAAACCATGAAACCGACGAAAATTGCGAAAAGAATGATGAATTGGTTGTTGAGATTGACAAGATTGAGGAGGAAGATAAGTTTGCAGTTCTTGATTCTATGGAGATGGAAGAAGATGAAAATGGTTTTAGTTTTTGTGTTGATGAATGTCATTCAGTAAAGGAGTTTGATGAACAATTTGATCAATTTCACCAAGAATCTGCTACAGATAATGTTCAAATTGAGGTTGAAAGTGTAAGAGAAGAAAATGATTCAGATGTTACACCAG AAGAGGTTTCCGAAATACAACAAATCGATGAAATTGAGGCAGAAGTGTCAATTGGAAATGAAATTCCTGATATGAATCTATCAGATGAAATTCCATGTGAAGTATCTCTTGATTCATGTACACAAGAAGAACATTTCACAAGTTCTGCTCATTTCCATGATATTGATCAACATG AAGATCATGACAAATTAGTAGAATTGAAATTGTTATCGCTCGAGTTTGATGATCATGTGATGAACAATGAATCATTGATATCTTCAAAGTTGgatgagattgaagaagaaaaagttccaGAGACGCCAACTTCTATCGATAGTTTCTATCAGTTGCATAAGAAGTTACTACTCCTTGAGAAGAAAGATTTCGGAACTGAGTCTTTGGATGGGAGTGTGGTCAGTGAGTTAGAAGGCGGGGATGCAGTTTCATCAATCGAACATTTGAAATCAGCGTTAAAAGCTGAGAGAAAGGCTCTACACGCGTTGTACACAGAGTTAGAAGAAGAGAGGAGTGCCTCTGCTGTGGCTGCTAATCAAACAATGGCTATGATAAATAAGCTTCAAGAAGAAAAATCAGCAATGCAGATGGAAGCATTGCAATATCAGAGAATGATGGAAGAACAATCGGAGTATGATCAAGAAGCGTTGCAGCTTTTGAATGAGCTTATGGTAAAGAGGGAGAAGGAAAAGCAAGAGCTAGAGAAAGAATTGGAAGTATATAGAAAAAGGTTATCGGAATATGAAGCAAAAGAAAAGGCGATGAGGATGTTGAAGAGAAGCAAAGATGGAAGTGTTGCAAGAAGCGGATTATTTTCATCAGCCTCTTGTAGCAACGGTGAGGACAGTGAGGAGTTGTCGATTGATTTGAATCAAGAACCAAAAGAAGATGTCAACTTTTATTGTCATCAAGAATGTGATGATCATGATAATAAAGTTCAAGTTGATGCTTTTCTAGAATTGGAAGAATCGTTTGTTGATTTCGAGGAAGAGAGGATGTCCATCCTTGAACAGCTAAAGATGTTGGAAGAAAAGCTTATATCTATGGATGATGAAGATGCAAAAGAATTCGAGGATGTTAGACCAATGGACGATTCATATAGAGAGAATGGAGATCATACGGTGGTAAATTCTCGTTTAGATGGAGAGATAAATGAACATGCCAATGGTTTTTTGAGTGAAATGAATGGGAAACTAATTATCAATCCAAAGGGCAAGGGGCTTCTTCCACTTTTTGATGCAATGAGTGACGAAAACGGAGATGTTATGATAAATGGACATGAAAATGGCTTCCATTCCAACGACGTTGATGAGGAAAACAAGAAGCTAGATATAGAAGAGGAGTTAGATCTTCTACATGAAAGACTACAAGCTCTCGAGGCAGATAGGGAGTTCCTAAAGAACTGCATGAGCTCGTTGAAGAAAGGCGATAAAGGGATGGATCTTCTTCATGAAATCTTACAACATCTTCGCGATCTAAAGACAGTTGATCTTCGTGTAAGGAGCTCAAGTAATGGTCTCATATTATAG
- the LOC107017970 gene encoding putative clathrin assembly protein At2g01600, translated as MGTLQTWRKAYGALKDHTTVGLAHVNSDFKDVDVAIVKATNHVECPPKDRHLRKILVFTSAMRPRADVAYCIHALARRLAKTHNWTVALKTLIVIHRTLREGDPTFREELLNFQQRGHVLQMSNFKDDSSPIAWDCSAWVRTYALFLEERLECFRVLKYDIEGERLPKPAQGQEKGYSRTRELPSEELLEQLPALQQLLYRLIGCRPEGAALGNYVIQYALALVLKESFKIYCAINDGIINLIDKFFDMPRHEAIKALDIYKRAGQQAMNLSDFYGVCKGLELARNFQFPVLREPPQSFLVTMEEYIKEAPRIVSVPIETLDYPERLMLTYKQEDEPSASEDAQDSANETPPPLPLDDAVVSTTEAPSPPMPPPPSSLESDDLLGLNAPSGYASAIEDSNALALAIVPSGTTPFDSNPAQPKDFDPTGWELALVTTPSSDLSAAQERQLAGGLDSLTLNSLYDEGAYRASQRPVYGAPAPNPFEVADPFAMSTTMPPPPSVQMAAVPQHQMNPFGPFEPAYPQPQNPILNPHNPFGDAGFSAFPTNHVAHPQTTNPFGSTGLI; from the exons atgggTACGCTTCAAACTTGGAGGAAAGCTTATGGAGCTCTTAAAGACCATACAACTGTTGGCCTTGCCCATGTTAATAGCGATTTCAAG GATGTGGATGTGGCGATCGTTAAAGCTACCAATCATGTTGAGTGCCCACCAAAAGACAGACATCTTAGAA AAATTTTGGTTTTTACATCAGCTATGCGACCTCGTGCTGATGTTGCATACTGCATACATGCACTTGCAAGGCGATTGGCGAAGACACATAATTGGACG GTAGCGTTGAAGACGTTGATAGTAATCCACAGAACATTGAGGGAAGGTGATCCGACATTTAGAGAGGAACTATTGAATTTCCAACAGAGAGGACACGTTCTTCAAATGTCCAATTTCAAGGATGATTCAAGTCCAATTG CTTGGGACTGCTCTGCCTGGGTACGAACATATGCACTCTTTCTGGAGGAACGACTTGAATGCTTTAGGGTTCTGAAGTATGATATTGAAGGAGAGCGCCTTCCTAAACCTGCGCAAGGGCAAGAAAAG GGATACAGCAGAACTAGGGAGTTGCCCAGTGAGGAACTTTTGGAGCAGCTGCCTGCTTTGCAGCAGTTGTTGTATCGTCTTATTGGATGTCGG CCTGAGGGAGCAGCACTTGGAAATTATGTGATACAATATGCCCTTGCTctg GTCCTCAAGGAGAGCTTCAAAATCTACTGTGCTATAAATGATGGAATAATTAATCTTATTGACAAG TTTTTTGACATGCCAAGACATGAAGCTATTAAGGCCCTTGATATCTACAAACGAGCTGGCCAACAG GCCATGAACCTCTCTGACTTTTATGGGGTATGCAAAGGATTGGAACTTGCCAGGAACTTTCAGTTTCCTGTTTTGAGAGAG CCTCCTCAGTCCTTCCTTGTGACTATGGAAGAGTATATAAAAGAAGCACCCCGGATTGTCTCTGTGCCAATAGAAACTCTG GATTATCCGGAGAGGCTTATGCTTACGTATAAACAAGAGGATGAACCTTCAGCTTCTGAAGATGCTCAAGATTCAGCTAACGAAACCCCCCCTCCTCTGCCTTTAGATGATGCTGTTGTTTCAACCACCGAGGCTCCTTCCCCGCCAATGCCTCCACCCCCAAGCAGCTTGGAATCTGATGATTTACTG GGGCTAAATGCACCAAGTGGTTATGCATCAGCAATTGAGGACAGCAATGCTTTGGCTTTGGCGATAGTTCCATCTG GGACAACACCCTTTGACTCAAATCCTGCTCAGCCAAAAGATTTTGATCCTACTGGATGGGAGCTTGCCCTGGTCACTACTCCCAGCAGCGACTTATCTGCAGCTCAGGAGAGACAATTG GCTGGTGGATTGGACTCCCTCACACTGAATAGTTTGTATGATGAAGGAGCATATAGAGCATCTCAACGACCAGTATATGGAGCACCAGCCCCTAATCCATTTGAAGTTGCTGATCCATTTGCCATGTCTACCACCATGCCTCCCCCTCCGTCAGTGCAAATGGCTGCGGTGCCTCAACATCAAATGAATCCTTTTGGACCATTCGAACCTGCCTATCCACAACCTCAAAATCCAATACTGAATCCCCACAACCCTTTTGGTGATGCAGGGTTCAGTGCTTTCCCTACCAATCATGTTGCTCATCCACAAACAACCAATCCTTTTGGGAGCACCGGCCTGATATAA
- the LOC107018202 gene encoding myosin-binding protein 2 isoform X1 gives MAANKFATMLHKNTNKITMILIYAVLEWTLISLLLLNSFFSYMIIKFANYFGLKPPCPLCSRIDHLFEHEKTKAFCKDLLCEAHAKEISQLGFCLNHQKLVESQDMCEDCLSSPHDDDNSRFECSCCDVKLEKKSTNGSCEVDDLGDTQKGNLVIESTNDDLVKERSDFDEEKTDLDDLVIEKVMKDQGVQVCVIEDSSFEYSSQHLEFFVECSGHKLVPVELIDSTTEEDHCKNHETDENCEKNDELVVEIDKIEEEDKFAVLDSMEMEEDENGFSFCVDECHSVKEFDEQFDQFHQESATDNVQIEVESVREENDSDVTPEEVSEIQQIDEIEAEVSIGNEIPDMNLSDEIPCEVSLDSCTQEEHFTSSAHFHDIDQHGPTEDHDKLVELKLLSLEFDDHVMNNESLISSKLDEIEEEKVPETPTSIDSFYQLHKKLLLLEKKDFGTESLDGSVVSELEGGDAVSSIEHLKSALKAERKALHALYTELEEERSASAVAANQTMAMINKLQEEKSAMQMEALQYQRMMEEQSEYDQEALQLLNELMVKREKEKQELEKELEVYRKRLSEYEAKEKAMRMLKRSKDGSVARSGLFSSASCSNGEDSEELSIDLNQEPKEDVNFYCHQECDDHDNKVQVDAFLELEESFVDFEEERMSILEQLKMLEEKLISMDDEDAKEFEDVRPMDDSYRENGDHTVVNSRLDGEINEHANGFLSEMNGKLIINPKGKGLLPLFDAMSDENGDVMINGHENGFHSNDVDEENKKLDIEEELDLLHERLQALEADREFLKNCMSSLKKGDKGMDLLHEILQHLRDLKTVDLRVRSSSNGLIL, from the exons ATGGCTGCTAACAAATTTGCAACTATGTTACACAAAAATACCAACAAAATCACAATGATTCTTATCTATGCAGTCTTGGAATGGACTCTTATAAGTTTACTTCTCcttaactcttttttttcttatatgatCATTAAATTTGCTAACTATTTTGGCTTAAAACCACCATGTCCATTGTGTTCAAGAATTGATCATTTGTTTGAACATGAAAAGACTAAAGCTTTTTGCAAAGATCTTCTTTGTGAAGCTCATGCTAAAGAGATATCTCAATTGGGGTTCTGTTTAAATCATCAGAAGTTGGTTGAATCACAAGATATGTGTGAGGATTGCTTGTCATCAccacatgatgatgataattcaagatttgaatGTTCTTGTTGTGATGTGAAGTTGGAGAAAAAGTCTACAAATGGAAGTTGTGAAGTTGATGATTTGGGAGATACCCAAAAAGGGAATTTGGTTATTGAGTCAACAAATGATGATTTGGTTAAAGAAAGATCagattttgatgaagaaaaaactGATCTTGATGATTTGGTTATTGAAAAAGTAATGAAAGATCAAGGTGTTCAAGTTTGTGTAATTGAGGATTCATCTTTTGAGTATTCTTCTCAGCATTTGGAGTTTTTTGTTGAGTGTAGTGGTCATAAGTTGGTTCCTGTTGAACTGATTGATTCAACAACTGAGGAAGATCATTGTAAAAACCATGAAACCGACGAAAATTGCGAAAAGAATGATGAATTGGTTGTTGAGATTGACAAGATTGAGGAGGAAGATAAGTTTGCAGTTCTTGATTCTATGGAGATGGAAGAAGATGAAAATGGTTTTAGTTTTTGTGTTGATGAATGTCATTCAGTAAAGGAGTTTGATGAACAATTTGATCAATTTCACCAAGAATCTGCTACAGATAATGTTCAAATTGAGGTTGAAAGTGTAAGAGAAGAAAATGATTCAGATGTTACACCAG AAGAGGTTTCCGAAATACAACAAATCGATGAAATTGAGGCAGAAGTGTCAATTGGAAATGAAATTCCTGATATGAATCTATCAGATGAAATTCCATGTGAAGTATCTCTTGATTCATGTACACAAGAAGAACATTTCACAAGTTCTGCTCATTTCCATGATATTGATCAACATG GTCCTACAGAAGATCATGACAAATTAGTAGAATTGAAATTGTTATCGCTCGAGTTTGATGATCATGTGATGAACAATGAATCATTGATATCTTCAAAGTTGgatgagattgaagaagaaaaagttccaGAGACGCCAACTTCTATCGATAGTTTCTATCAGTTGCATAAGAAGTTACTACTCCTTGAGAAGAAAGATTTCGGAACTGAGTCTTTGGATGGGAGTGTGGTCAGTGAGTTAGAAGGCGGGGATGCAGTTTCATCAATCGAACATTTGAAATCAGCGTTAAAAGCTGAGAGAAAGGCTCTACACGCGTTGTACACAGAGTTAGAAGAAGAGAGGAGTGCCTCTGCTGTGGCTGCTAATCAAACAATGGCTATGATAAATAAGCTTCAAGAAGAAAAATCAGCAATGCAGATGGAAGCATTGCAATATCAGAGAATGATGGAAGAACAATCGGAGTATGATCAAGAAGCGTTGCAGCTTTTGAATGAGCTTATGGTAAAGAGGGAGAAGGAAAAGCAAGAGCTAGAGAAAGAATTGGAAGTATATAGAAAAAGGTTATCGGAATATGAAGCAAAAGAAAAGGCGATGAGGATGTTGAAGAGAAGCAAAGATGGAAGTGTTGCAAGAAGCGGATTATTTTCATCAGCCTCTTGTAGCAACGGTGAGGACAGTGAGGAGTTGTCGATTGATTTGAATCAAGAACCAAAAGAAGATGTCAACTTTTATTGTCATCAAGAATGTGATGATCATGATAATAAAGTTCAAGTTGATGCTTTTCTAGAATTGGAAGAATCGTTTGTTGATTTCGAGGAAGAGAGGATGTCCATCCTTGAACAGCTAAAGATGTTGGAAGAAAAGCTTATATCTATGGATGATGAAGATGCAAAAGAATTCGAGGATGTTAGACCAATGGACGATTCATATAGAGAGAATGGAGATCATACGGTGGTAAATTCTCGTTTAGATGGAGAGATAAATGAACATGCCAATGGTTTTTTGAGTGAAATGAATGGGAAACTAATTATCAATCCAAAGGGCAAGGGGCTTCTTCCACTTTTTGATGCAATGAGTGACGAAAACGGAGATGTTATGATAAATGGACATGAAAATGGCTTCCATTCCAACGACGTTGATGAGGAAAACAAGAAGCTAGATATAGAAGAGGAGTTAGATCTTCTACATGAAAGACTACAAGCTCTCGAGGCAGATAGGGAGTTCCTAAAGAACTGCATGAGCTCGTTGAAGAAAGGCGATAAAGGGATGGATCTTCTTCATGAAATCTTACAACATCTTCGCGATCTAAAGACAGTTGATCTTCGTGTAAGGAGCTCAAGTAATGGTCTCATATTATAG